A genomic region of uncultured Paludibaculum sp. contains the following coding sequences:
- a CDS encoding YeeE/YedE thiosulfate transporter family protein, with amino-acid sequence MTDTLPKLLLGLLTGFLFGFFLQKGHVAKFKVIVGQFLLRDFTVLKTMLTAIVVGGVGVYALKALGLAALHVKPAQLVAVALGGLVFGVGMVLLGYCPGTSVAAAAEGHRDALFGILGIFVGSAIFAEFYGLLSSTVMKWYDLGPVTLPQVLGVPSWLVLAVLAVVALVLFRQLERRTQP; translated from the coding sequence TTGACTGACACCCTTCCTAAGCTGCTGCTGGGGCTGCTGACCGGTTTCCTCTTCGGATTCTTCCTGCAAAAGGGCCACGTGGCCAAGTTCAAGGTGATTGTCGGCCAGTTCCTGCTGCGCGATTTCACGGTACTGAAGACGATGCTCACCGCGATTGTGGTGGGCGGCGTCGGCGTCTATGCGTTGAAGGCGCTGGGCCTGGCGGCGCTGCACGTGAAGCCCGCGCAACTGGTGGCCGTGGCGCTGGGCGGTCTGGTGTTCGGCGTCGGCATGGTGCTGTTGGGCTACTGCCCCGGAACCAGCGTGGCGGCGGCGGCCGAGGGTCATCGCGACGCGCTGTTCGGCATCCTGGGCATCTTCGTGGGTTCCGCGATCTTCGCCGAGTTCTATGGCCTGCTATCCTCGACGGTCATGAAATGGTACGACCTCGGCCCGGTGACATTGCCGCAAGTGCTGGGTGTCCCGTCGTGGCTCGTGCTGGCCGTGCTGGCGGTGGTCGCGCTGGTGCTGTTTCGACAACTGGAACGGCGTACACAGCCTTAG
- the msrA gene encoding peptide-methionine (S)-S-oxide reductase MsrA, with translation MATKRFLTRLPALALTLLAGGAMMSAATDPFPDPVLDAKPATGRQTAVLAGGCFWCTEAVFEVIEGVDNVISGYSGGSKDTAQYDIVSTGRTGHAESILITFEPAKISYGQLLKIFFSVAHDPTSLNRQGADIGTQYRSAIFYANDEQKRVAEAYIKQLNDAHVLRKPIVTQVVPLDKFYTAENYHQNYAMLNHDNPYIVNVSDPKVEKLKKMYPGCVRKRK, from the coding sequence ATGGCTACCAAACGGTTTTTGACCCGGCTTCCGGCCCTGGCTCTCACTTTGCTCGCCGGCGGCGCGATGATGTCCGCCGCGACGGATCCGTTCCCTGATCCGGTCCTGGATGCCAAGCCCGCCACGGGGCGGCAGACGGCCGTGCTCGCCGGCGGATGCTTCTGGTGTACGGAAGCTGTTTTCGAGGTCATCGAGGGTGTCGACAACGTGATCTCCGGTTACTCCGGCGGGTCCAAGGACACGGCCCAATACGACATCGTCTCCACGGGCCGCACGGGTCATGCCGAGTCGATCCTCATCACCTTTGAACCGGCGAAGATCAGCTACGGCCAATTGTTGAAGATCTTTTTCAGCGTTGCGCACGACCCCACATCGCTGAACCGCCAGGGCGCGGACATCGGTACGCAGTATCGCAGCGCGATCTTCTACGCCAACGACGAGCAGAAGCGCGTCGCCGAGGCCTATATCAAGCAACTCAACGACGCGCACGTCCTGCGCAAGCCGATTGTGACCCAGGTGGTGCCGCTGGACAAGTTCTACACGGCCGAGAACTACCACCAGAACTACGCCATGCTGAACCACGACAACCCGTACATTGTGAACGTCTCGGACCCCAAAGTGGAGAAGCTCAAGAAGATGTACCCGGGCTGCGTGCGTAAGCGCAAGTAG
- a CDS encoding sugar-binding domain-containing protein, producing the protein MQRLRLAVLAACLSTVAAWAAEGPRERVDLNGSWQFRLDPANEGLAQKWFSAPGQFTGKIAVPGAWQAQGFGQPSAQLRHNFEGTAWYQRSVTIPASWNGRRTVLRLGGAHRRVTLFVNGVELGGHDGFSAPFEFDISSAVKPGGENSIVLRIENPPVAIEASPDKQKPLQPTGMLNYIGNWGGIFGSVELASQPTTRVSSVLITSDVARRRIAFHVHVDTSKPATLKVTVPGEEPVTKQVASTGEEQLVEITAVHLPLWSPDDPQLRTAVIQLLDQGREIDRVEQRFGFREVSTQGNTLLLNGKPLYLRGYGDDNVEVLTGFPPSARAVFVERLKRAKSFGFNAVRFHSMTPPAEYFEAADEVGMLVMAELPAAYTQYFFAHRDFLKRELTSVLMAHRNHPSLLSLGFGNEFNLQWLENEPDRASFLESVSEFYKAAKQLAPATLILSNDGFDMRPTDMVSLYHGAPADRPTVRHEFGQYYCSLPDPTLIDDFTGVVQPTWLQSKKEWVAANHLESIYPTYVRNSQRLQQLGRKFQIERVRRDGAVSGYHYWLIVDYPGGTGEGDSWEEGWFDYFWRPKGITPEDGRALNTPVLLMLDAGVDNRSLWAGEPKQIGVQVSNYGADAVHNGRLTWALRDGDRQLSGAVMTGVEAGLGKVSTIGAIQLDTGALREPRKLDLVLTLDTGHGEYRNRWQFWAYPRPRKLAAPALPVVSNIRSAALHRQYPWLQSDLARLTPHGLLVTEELDAAAMAHLQAGGRVWLLLKQTLSRRGVEFFPASGGAAGTLVSDHPALAGFPHEGFCDLQFYNLVDAAFPLPIDGWTSQVQPIVGGIRTTSQFLSKAKNLSRVAFAAEAKVGAGRLLVTTLKLKEHFDEAYPEAMSLFDSLLRYTTSEGFDPKETVPEAALRRLVEE; encoded by the coding sequence ATGCAGCGTCTTCGCTTGGCCGTTCTGGCGGCGTGTTTGTCCACAGTGGCAGCCTGGGCCGCTGAGGGGCCCCGCGAGCGGGTGGATCTCAACGGAAGCTGGCAGTTCCGGCTCGATCCGGCCAATGAGGGGCTCGCCCAGAAGTGGTTCAGCGCGCCCGGGCAGTTTACGGGCAAAATCGCCGTCCCTGGCGCCTGGCAGGCTCAGGGATTCGGTCAGCCGTCGGCACAACTACGGCATAACTTCGAAGGTACGGCGTGGTATCAGCGTTCCGTGACTATTCCAGCATCCTGGAACGGCCGTAGAACGGTACTGCGGCTCGGCGGCGCCCACCGCCGTGTCACGTTGTTCGTCAACGGGGTGGAACTGGGCGGACACGACGGTTTCAGCGCCCCGTTCGAGTTCGACATCAGCAGTGCCGTCAAACCTGGCGGAGAGAACTCAATCGTCCTGCGCATCGAGAATCCGCCTGTCGCCATCGAAGCATCGCCGGACAAACAGAAGCCACTGCAGCCGACGGGCATGCTGAACTACATCGGCAACTGGGGCGGCATCTTCGGCTCGGTGGAACTGGCGTCCCAGCCAACTACACGCGTTTCCTCGGTGCTGATCACATCGGACGTCGCGCGGCGGCGGATCGCGTTCCACGTCCATGTCGACACGTCGAAGCCGGCGACGCTGAAGGTTACCGTGCCGGGCGAAGAGCCCGTGACGAAACAGGTTGCGTCCACCGGGGAGGAGCAGCTAGTGGAGATCACGGCCGTGCACCTGCCGCTTTGGTCGCCGGACGATCCCCAGTTGAGAACGGCCGTGATCCAACTGCTCGACCAGGGCCGCGAGATCGACCGGGTGGAACAGCGGTTCGGTTTCCGGGAGGTGTCAACCCAGGGCAACACGCTCCTGCTGAATGGAAAGCCGCTCTACCTGCGCGGCTACGGCGACGATAACGTGGAGGTCCTCACAGGCTTCCCGCCCTCCGCGCGCGCTGTCTTCGTCGAGCGTCTGAAACGCGCGAAGAGCTTCGGCTTCAACGCGGTCCGCTTTCATTCGATGACGCCGCCGGCCGAGTACTTTGAGGCGGCGGACGAGGTCGGCATGCTGGTGATGGCGGAGCTGCCGGCCGCCTATACGCAGTACTTCTTCGCCCATCGCGACTTTCTGAAGCGCGAACTGACCAGCGTGCTGATGGCACACCGCAACCACCCTTCGCTGTTGAGCCTGGGCTTTGGCAACGAGTTCAACCTGCAGTGGCTCGAGAACGAACCGGACCGCGCGTCGTTCCTCGAGTCGGTGAGCGAGTTCTACAAGGCGGCCAAGCAGCTCGCGCCCGCTACGCTAATCCTGTCCAACGACGGCTTCGACATGCGGCCCACCGACATGGTGAGCCTCTATCACGGCGCTCCGGCCGATCGCCCGACCGTGCGGCACGAGTTCGGCCAGTACTACTGTTCCCTGCCCGATCCAACCCTGATCGACGACTTCACCGGAGTCGTGCAGCCGACATGGCTGCAGTCCAAGAAGGAGTGGGTGGCCGCCAATCACCTCGAATCCATCTACCCCACCTATGTCCGCAATTCGCAGCGGCTGCAGCAGTTGGGCCGCAAGTTCCAGATTGAAAGGGTGCGACGCGACGGCGCCGTGAGTGGCTATCACTATTGGCTGATTGTCGACTACCCGGGCGGCACGGGTGAGGGCGATTCCTGGGAAGAGGGTTGGTTCGACTACTTCTGGAGGCCGAAGGGCATCACACCGGAAGACGGCCGTGCCCTGAACACCCCTGTGCTGCTGATGCTGGACGCTGGTGTCGACAACCGGTCGTTGTGGGCAGGCGAGCCGAAGCAGATCGGCGTGCAGGTTTCCAACTACGGTGCCGACGCCGTACACAATGGCCGCCTCACCTGGGCCCTGCGCGATGGAGACAGGCAGCTCTCCGGCGCTGTCATGACCGGCGTGGAAGCGGGCCTCGGCAAAGTGTCGACAATCGGCGCCATTCAACTGGATACCGGCGCGCTACGCGAGCCCCGCAAACTGGATCTGGTGCTGACCCTCGATACCGGCCATGGCGAGTATCGGAACCGCTGGCAATTCTGGGCTTATCCCAGACCGAGGAAGCTGGCGGCGCCGGCTCTCCCCGTGGTCTCCAACATCCGCTCGGCAGCGCTCCACCGGCAGTATCCCTGGCTGCAATCGGACCTGGCACGCCTGACGCCGCACGGCCTGCTGGTGACCGAGGAACTGGATGCCGCCGCCATGGCGCACCTGCAGGCGGGGGGGCGCGTCTGGCTGCTGCTGAAGCAGACACTGAGCCGCCGCGGCGTGGAGTTTTTCCCTGCATCCGGGGGCGCGGCCGGAACTTTGGTGAGCGACCATCCCGCGCTCGCCGGATTCCCGCACGAAGGCTTCTGCGATCTCCAGTTCTACAACCTCGTCGACGCGGCGTTCCCGCTCCCCATCGACGGCTGGACCTCGCAGGTGCAGCCCATCGTCGGCGGCATTCGCACAACTTCACAGTTCCTCAGCAAGGCGAAGAATCTCTCCCGAGTGGCCTTCGCGGCGGAAGCAAAGGTCGGAGCCGGACGGCTGCTGGTCACGACGCTGAAACTGAAGGAACACTTCGATGAGGCCTATCCGGAGGCGATGTCGCTCTTCGACTCGCTGCTGCGATACACCACCAGCGAAGGATTCGATCCCAAGGAGACCGTTCCGGAAGCCGCCCTGCGCCGGCTGGTCGAAGAGTAA
- a CDS encoding GNAT family protein, with protein sequence MTSIRTRRLNLKLLPEEFLEASVSGHWRRATEILGGTIPADWWMERDLVALRLTDVRVHEEYRPWALRAMMHRETKVMVGFCGFHTAPNPPYLASWAEDAVEFGYTVFPAFRNKGFATEAAQGLMEWAGRQRGVRRFVVSISEANAASTAVARKLGFQHAGSRMDPVDGLEEIYTAEARKRGARRLLHSVITAVEARRSRRAAVASD encoded by the coding sequence GTGACTTCGATTCGAACCCGACGTCTGAATCTCAAGCTGCTGCCGGAAGAGTTCCTCGAAGCCTCGGTGTCCGGACACTGGCGCCGGGCCACGGAGATTTTGGGTGGCACCATTCCCGCTGACTGGTGGATGGAACGCGACCTGGTGGCTCTGCGGTTGACGGATGTGCGGGTGCACGAAGAGTACCGGCCATGGGCGCTGCGAGCGATGATGCACCGCGAAACCAAGGTGATGGTGGGTTTCTGCGGCTTCCATACGGCTCCGAATCCGCCCTATCTGGCGTCGTGGGCCGAGGATGCGGTGGAGTTTGGCTACACCGTCTTCCCGGCCTTCCGCAATAAGGGGTTTGCCACCGAGGCAGCGCAAGGTTTGATGGAGTGGGCGGGGCGCCAGCGCGGCGTCCGGAGGTTCGTTGTCTCCATTTCAGAGGCAAATGCAGCGTCGACAGCCGTGGCGCGCAAGCTTGGATTTCAACACGCCGGCTCCCGGATGGATCCCGTCGATGGCCTGGAAGAGATCTATACGGCCGAAGCGCGCAAGAGGGGGGCTCGCCGCCTGCTCCACTCCGTCATTACCGCGGTGGAGGCCCGGCGATCGCGCCGCGCGGCCGTGGCATCGGACTGA
- a CDS encoding nucleoside monophosphate kinase, translating into MIRTATGYCLLALTALPLTVQAAPAPLGLGQVVILVGPPGSGKSVQARILGRKYKVPVISVAELARTAMGKHQASPGGSGGVPNSGELLSDEAAIELISARAGQADTGKGFILDGYPNSEAQAKFLDSLVAQRGLQPPKVVVLDAPDSVVRERMLKRRSVDDSPANIDRRLQDYHREEGFLNAWYKPANTVRVDGTREPAEVFRQIEEGLVRVFDRKGFQERGVPKP; encoded by the coding sequence ATGATTCGAACGGCAACTGGGTATTGCCTGCTGGCCCTCACCGCACTTCCGCTGACGGTGCAAGCGGCTCCGGCACCTCTCGGCTTGGGCCAGGTTGTCATATTGGTGGGACCGCCGGGCAGCGGGAAGAGCGTGCAGGCCAGGATCCTCGGCCGCAAGTACAAGGTGCCGGTGATCTCGGTGGCGGAGCTGGCACGGACTGCCATGGGCAAACATCAGGCCTCCCCAGGCGGTTCTGGCGGTGTGCCGAACTCCGGCGAGCTGTTGAGCGATGAAGCGGCCATCGAGCTGATCAGCGCGCGCGCCGGGCAGGCCGACACGGGCAAGGGGTTCATCCTGGATGGCTATCCGAACTCCGAGGCGCAGGCGAAGTTTCTCGACTCGCTTGTTGCTCAGCGTGGGCTGCAGCCACCTAAGGTTGTCGTGCTCGACGCGCCGGATAGCGTGGTGCGCGAGCGCATGCTGAAGCGGAGGAGCGTCGACGATTCTCCAGCCAATATCGACAGGCGTCTACAGGACTATCACCGGGAGGAAGGCTTCCTGAATGCGTGGTACAAGCCCGCCAATACGGTGAGAGTCGATGGCACGCGAGAGCCGGCCGAGGTTTTTCGCCAGATCGAAGAGGGGTTGGTTCGGGTTTTCGACCGGAAGGGCTTCCAGGAACGCGGCGTGCCGAAGCCGTGA
- a CDS encoding PadR family transcriptional regulator gives MAKATFPQGSLPLLVLKILAQTGPQHGYAITLKIEHLSEEALSVEEGSLYPALHRLEEAGWIQAEWVVTGNKRRARIYEITAAGRKQLHEEEQRWRTATAAVDRILRLA, from the coding sequence ATGGCCAAGGCCACATTCCCACAAGGTTCCCTGCCGCTCCTCGTCCTGAAGATCCTCGCGCAGACCGGCCCGCAGCACGGCTACGCCATCACGCTCAAGATCGAGCACCTCTCGGAAGAGGCGCTCAGCGTGGAGGAAGGGTCACTCTATCCAGCTCTGCATCGCCTGGAGGAGGCCGGCTGGATCCAGGCGGAGTGGGTCGTCACCGGCAACAAGCGCCGCGCCCGCATCTACGAAATCACCGCCGCGGGCCGCAAGCAACTCCACGAGGAAGAGCAGCGCTGGCGCACCGCCACCGCGGCGGTCGATCGCATTCTCCGTCTGGCTTGA
- a CDS encoding ABC transporter permease yields MSWITRLRNVFRKDELDSELDEELRFHAEQRAADLGLTPDEAQRRLGNTARIVEESRDAKLARWLETVLQDLRLALRIWRKRPLVACTAIATIALGAGMNVAVFRVIWNVMLKPLPYTQPERLAQVWVEDKDPRHPPYNTMIAKWREASAAFSSFATYRAWSVTVISGGEPQQVFGGVISHDFFETLGTPLLAGRAFRREETQPGADHVVLLRESYWRQRFGGRTSVLDSEIIVDGGPCRVVGIVPDSFQGTPLVQVGRGAAAPMTGARSEPDLYLPISRARVGGMRVPLMANFLIGRLKPGVTLQQAEQELTRLASDKDHRRIWLSPLENEVGYKLRPALFALIAATGCVLLIACANLANLMLAQVVMRRRELAVRAALGAGRGRVVRQLITEAMALSLFGGACGLLVARVLYVGILRLYPDTIPRAAGGAPDWMVYLFALTVTVTAGLLFGVLPAWRAAGEAGEESLRVGNAWMSRGSRRWSGAVVALQLGLTTVVLISAGLLLRTFLSLRAVDLGIDRDHIVTASIDLPEARYKTRDDRARFGRAWLERLRTIPGVTAAGISNSMPLRYTTLLDLLVRVPGSTDEQMVGGRAVGGDYFQALGMRWASGGAFDQNGRDQCVVNEAFVRKFLHGHAGPGYQLPQGKRTTTITGIVRDVHHLDLRQPPQPEMFIPFSSFPLNPVDTVIRSPLPMAQILEAMRRELKSVDSTLVLGRPLAMQEVVDSELAHPRFQLVLLGLFAAIALVLAAAGTYGVIAYNVRSRVPEMGLRRALGAGTFDLLRLVLADGLAAPLIGIAAGLALGALVLGRLLQSLLYGVTLHDPAVWAFTVATLVLTSLLACLLPGRLATRVEPSVALRQE; encoded by the coding sequence GTGTCCTGGATCACACGCCTGCGCAACGTATTTCGTAAGGACGAACTCGACAGCGAGTTGGATGAGGAGCTCCGATTCCACGCCGAACAGCGCGCCGCCGATCTCGGGCTCACTCCGGACGAAGCGCAACGGCGCCTGGGCAACACCGCGCGCATCGTCGAGGAGAGCCGCGACGCCAAACTGGCGCGCTGGCTGGAGACGGTCCTGCAGGATCTGCGCCTCGCTCTGCGCATCTGGCGCAAGCGGCCACTGGTCGCCTGTACCGCCATTGCGACCATCGCGCTGGGCGCCGGCATGAACGTCGCCGTCTTCCGGGTGATCTGGAACGTCATGCTGAAGCCACTGCCCTACACGCAACCGGAGCGTCTGGCTCAGGTCTGGGTGGAGGACAAAGATCCGCGCCACCCTCCTTACAACACCATGATCGCGAAGTGGCGCGAAGCCAGCGCGGCGTTCTCCTCATTCGCCACCTACCGCGCATGGAGTGTCACCGTCATCAGCGGAGGCGAGCCGCAGCAGGTGTTCGGAGGGGTGATCTCTCACGATTTCTTCGAAACCCTGGGAACGCCGCTGCTGGCCGGCCGGGCCTTCCGCCGTGAGGAGACGCAGCCAGGGGCCGATCACGTGGTGCTGCTGCGCGAAAGCTACTGGCGGCAGCGCTTCGGCGGCCGCACGTCGGTGCTGGACTCCGAGATCATTGTGGATGGCGGGCCGTGCCGAGTGGTGGGCATTGTACCCGATTCATTCCAGGGCACACCGCTGGTACAGGTGGGGCGCGGCGCTGCGGCGCCGATGACCGGAGCCAGGTCTGAGCCCGATCTCTATCTACCCATCTCGCGGGCCCGGGTAGGCGGCATGAGGGTCCCGCTGATGGCGAACTTTCTCATCGGTCGCCTGAAGCCGGGCGTCACATTGCAGCAGGCGGAACAGGAGCTCACTCGTCTGGCCTCCGATAAGGACCACCGCCGCATCTGGCTGTCTCCACTGGAAAACGAGGTAGGCTACAAGCTGCGGCCCGCCCTATTTGCGTTGATCGCCGCCACAGGCTGCGTTCTGCTCATCGCCTGCGCGAATCTGGCCAACCTGATGCTGGCCCAGGTCGTGATGCGGCGCCGCGAACTGGCCGTGCGCGCCGCTCTGGGCGCCGGCCGCGGCCGCGTGGTGCGCCAGTTGATCACCGAGGCAATGGCACTCTCCCTATTTGGCGGAGCCTGCGGACTGCTGGTGGCGCGGGTGCTCTACGTGGGCATCCTTCGCCTGTATCCCGACACCATCCCACGCGCGGCGGGTGGCGCGCCGGACTGGATGGTGTACCTCTTTGCGCTGACCGTCACAGTGACGGCCGGGCTGCTCTTCGGTGTGCTCCCCGCCTGGCGCGCGGCCGGCGAAGCGGGCGAGGAGTCGCTGCGCGTGGGCAACGCCTGGATGAGCCGCGGCAGCCGGCGCTGGTCTGGCGCCGTGGTGGCTCTGCAGTTGGGCCTCACCACCGTGGTGCTCATCTCCGCCGGCCTTCTGCTGCGCACCTTTCTCTCCCTGCGAGCCGTCGATCTGGGTATCGACCGCGATCACATCGTCACCGCCAGCATCGATCTGCCCGAGGCCCGGTACAAGACCCGCGACGACCGTGCCCGCTTCGGCCGGGCCTGGCTGGAACGTTTGCGGACAATCCCCGGCGTCACTGCCGCCGGCATCTCCAATTCAATGCCGTTGCGCTATACAACTCTGCTCGATTTGCTGGTCCGTGTACCCGGAAGCACGGACGAGCAGATGGTGGGTGGACGCGCTGTCGGCGGCGACTACTTTCAAGCACTGGGCATGCGCTGGGCCTCCGGCGGAGCCTTTGACCAGAACGGTCGCGATCAGTGTGTAGTGAACGAAGCCTTTGTCCGCAAGTTCCTGCACGGCCACGCAGGCCCCGGCTACCAGTTGCCGCAGGGGAAGCGCACAACCACCATCACCGGCATTGTCCGCGACGTCCACCACCTGGACCTGCGGCAGCCTCCGCAGCCGGAGATGTTCATTCCCTTCTCCAGCTTCCCTCTGAACCCGGTGGATACGGTGATCCGTTCCCCACTGCCCATGGCACAGATCCTCGAAGCAATGCGGCGCGAGTTGAAATCAGTGGACAGCACCCTGGTGCTGGGGCGGCCACTGGCTATGCAAGAGGTCGTGGACAGCGAACTGGCACACCCCCGCTTCCAATTGGTGCTGCTGGGCCTGTTCGCAGCGATAGCGCTGGTATTGGCGGCGGCCGGAACCTATGGGGTCATCGCCTACAACGTCCGCAGCCGCGTGCCCGAAATGGGCCTGCGCCGGGCACTGGGCGCGGGGACCTTCGATCTCTTGCGGCTGGTACTGGCCGACGGACTGGCCGCTCCACTCATCGGTATCGCGGCGGGACTCGCCCTGGGTGCCCTTGTCTTGGGCCGGTTGCTCCAGTCACTCCTCTACGGTGTCACGCTGCACGACCCGGCGGTCTGGGCTTTCACGGTTGCGACCCTGGTGCTCACAAGCCTGCTGGCTTGCCTGTTACCGGGCCGTCTGGCCACACGGGTAGAGCCAAGCGTAGCCCTGCGTCAGGAATAA